In one window of Helianthus annuus cultivar XRQ/B chromosome 17, HanXRQr2.0-SUNRISE, whole genome shotgun sequence DNA:
- the LOC110922263 gene encoding probable E3 ubiquitin-protein ligase HIP1, translating to MGGRLDHDRYRDWRLDVDNMSYEQLLELGEKIGNVSTGLREDQIRRCVKKTKLPMKEMIQWKCTICQEEHEEKDEIGKLKCGHLYHMYCIKQWLGQKKTCPICKTAVESQQ from the exons ATGGGGGGAAGATTAGATCATGATCGATACAGAGACTGGAGGCTTGATGTCGATAATATGTCTTATGAG CAACTTCTGGAACTTGGTGAGAAAATTGGGAACGTGAGTACTGGTTTACGAGAAGATCAGATACGTCGTTGTGTCAAGAAAACCAAGTTACCAATGAAAGAGATGATCCAATGGAAATGCACCATTTGCCAG GAGGAACATGAAGAAAAGGATGAGATTGGTAAACTGAAGTGTGGGCATTTGTATCACATGTATTGTATAAAGCAGTGGCTGGGGCAGAAGAAAACATGTCCCATCTGCAAAACAGCGGTTGAGTCTCAGCAGTAG
- the LOC110920768 gene encoding uncharacterized protein LOC110920768 isoform X1, translating to MFMLQSDLRSAIQIAATYCYFNPNRYDSPSPRPVSVRTPSRLKPLHAAAVERVAEKPPICTADELHYVSIHNSDWRLALWRYKPPPQAPSRNHPLLLLSGIGTNAIGYDLAPGSSFARHMSSQGFDTWILEFRGAGLSSEVASKEVKQPVSLPPERLDATSKNPPNVISDSSAQSKVSSAGEKKETVESDSDQSQLLTTFTETFKRFSERLTNLIKEGSPEALQNSTLATQIRDLSQRLVDIMEEGQRSVSPPITDLLDRFSSTVENLQSQIDLLGKYNWDFDHYLEEDVPAAMEYILRQCNPKDDKLLAIGHSMGGILLYSMLSRNAYEQRDSRLAAIVTLGASLDYTTSNSTLKLLTPLADPAQALNVPAVPLGALLAAAYPLASRPPYVMSWLNRLITAQDMMHPDLMEKFVMTNFCTVPAKLLLQLTTAFQVGGLRDRSGTFFYKNHINKIDVPVLAIAGDLDLICPPEAVYETIKLVPKHLAKYKVFGEPGGPHYAHYDLVGGRLAPEQLYPCVTEFLTAHDST from the exons ATGTTCATGCTCCAGTCAGATCTCCGATCCGCTATTCAAATCGCTGCAACCTACTGCTATTTCAACCCTAACCGCTACGATTCACCATCCCCCAGACCGGTTTCCGTCCGTACGCCCTCACGGCTGAAGCCGCTTCACGCGGCGGCCGTCGAGCGCGTCGCCGAGAAGCCTCCGATCTGTACCGCCGATGAACTCCATTATGTTTCGATTCATAATTCCGATTGGCGTCTTGCTCTATGGCGGTATAAGCCTCCTCCGCAG GCACCTTCAAGGAATCATCCATTACTGCTTTTGAGTGGAATTGGTACAAATGCAATTGGATATGATCTTGCTCCCGGG TCTTCATTTGCACGCCACATGTCAAGCCAAGGATTTGACACATGGATACTTGAATTTCGAGGAGCAGGATTAAGTTCAGAGGTGGCCTCCAAGGAAGTCAAACAGCCAGTCAGCCTTCCTCCTGAACGGTTGGATGCAACTTCCAAAAACCCCCCAAACGTCATTTCTGATTCCTCTGCACAAAGTAAAGTTTCTTCTGCTGGAGAAAAGAAAGAGACGGTTGAATCTGATTCTGATCAATCACAGTTATTGACGACATTTACAGAAACTTTTAAACGTTTTTCCGAGAGATTAACAAACCTAATTAAGGAAG GTTCTCCAGAAGCCTTACAGAATTCAACTCTGGCTACACAAATAAGAGATTTAAGTCAAAGGCTTGTAGATATTATGGAAGAAGGTCAAAGATCAGTGTCTCCACCGATCACCGATCTGCTAGATCGCTTTTCTTCCACAGTTGAAAACCTTCAAAGTCAAATTGACCTTCTTGGGAAATATAACTGGGACTTCGACCACTACCTGGAAGAGGACGTGCCTGCTGCG ATGGAATACATACTAAGACAATGCAATCCGAAAGATGACAAGTTGCTTGCAATTGGCCATTCCATGGGTGGTATCTTACTCTACTCCATGCTCTCTCGGAATG CTTATGAGCAAAGAGACTCAAGATTGGCTGCAATCGTTACTTTGGGGGCTTCACTTGATTACACTACTTCAAATTCAACACTTAAATTACTCACACCTCTG GCAGATCCGGCTCAAGCGTTAAATGTTCCAGCTGTTCCACTAGGTGCATTACTTGCAGCAGCTTATCCTCTTGCTTCTCGTCCTCCATATGTTATGTCCTGGTTAAATCGTCTCATCACTGCACAGGATATGATGCATCCTGACCTCATGGAGAAGTTTGTCATGACCAACTTTT GTACGGTGCCTGCCAAGCTACTTTTACAGCTAACAACAGCCTTTCAAGTAGGCGGATTACGTGACAGAAGTGGAACTTTTTTCTACAAAAACCATATCAACAAAATTGATGTTCCTGTTTTAGCCATTGCTGGTGACCTTGATCTCATTTGTCCACCTGAAGCTGTATATG AAACGATCAAATTAGTTCCTAAGCATCTAGCCAAGTACAAAGTTTTTGGTGAGCCAGGTGGACCACACTATGCTCACTATGATCTTGTTGGAGGTCGTTTG GCACCAGAACAGTTATATCCATGTGTAACCGAGTTTCTGACAGCTCACGACTCGACCTAA
- the LOC110920768 gene encoding uncharacterized protein LOC110920768 isoform X2: MFMLQSDLRSAIQIAATYCYFNPNRYDSPSPRPVSVRTPSRLKPLHAAAVERVAEKPPICTADELHYVSIHNSDWRLALWRYKPPPQAPSRNHPLLLLSGIGTNAIGYDLAPGSSFARHMSSQGFDTWILEFRGAGLSSEVASKEVKQPVSLPPERLDATSKNPPNVISDSSAQSSPEALQNSTLATQIRDLSQRLVDIMEEGQRSVSPPITDLLDRFSSTVENLQSQIDLLGKYNWDFDHYLEEDVPAAMEYILRQCNPKDDKLLAIGHSMGGILLYSMLSRNAYEQRDSRLAAIVTLGASLDYTTSNSTLKLLTPLADPAQALNVPAVPLGALLAAAYPLASRPPYVMSWLNRLITAQDMMHPDLMEKFVMTNFCTVPAKLLLQLTTAFQVGGLRDRSGTFFYKNHINKIDVPVLAIAGDLDLICPPEAVYETIKLVPKHLAKYKVFGEPGGPHYAHYDLVGGRLAPEQLYPCVTEFLTAHDST; encoded by the exons ATGTTCATGCTCCAGTCAGATCTCCGATCCGCTATTCAAATCGCTGCAACCTACTGCTATTTCAACCCTAACCGCTACGATTCACCATCCCCCAGACCGGTTTCCGTCCGTACGCCCTCACGGCTGAAGCCGCTTCACGCGGCGGCCGTCGAGCGCGTCGCCGAGAAGCCTCCGATCTGTACCGCCGATGAACTCCATTATGTTTCGATTCATAATTCCGATTGGCGTCTTGCTCTATGGCGGTATAAGCCTCCTCCGCAG GCACCTTCAAGGAATCATCCATTACTGCTTTTGAGTGGAATTGGTACAAATGCAATTGGATATGATCTTGCTCCCGGG TCTTCATTTGCACGCCACATGTCAAGCCAAGGATTTGACACATGGATACTTGAATTTCGAGGAGCAGGATTAAGTTCAGAGGTGGCCTCCAAGGAAGTCAAACAGCCAGTCAGCCTTCCTCCTGAACGGTTGGATGCAACTTCCAAAAACCCCCCAAACGTCATTTCTGATTCCTCTGCACAAA GTTCTCCAGAAGCCTTACAGAATTCAACTCTGGCTACACAAATAAGAGATTTAAGTCAAAGGCTTGTAGATATTATGGAAGAAGGTCAAAGATCAGTGTCTCCACCGATCACCGATCTGCTAGATCGCTTTTCTTCCACAGTTGAAAACCTTCAAAGTCAAATTGACCTTCTTGGGAAATATAACTGGGACTTCGACCACTACCTGGAAGAGGACGTGCCTGCTGCG ATGGAATACATACTAAGACAATGCAATCCGAAAGATGACAAGTTGCTTGCAATTGGCCATTCCATGGGTGGTATCTTACTCTACTCCATGCTCTCTCGGAATG CTTATGAGCAAAGAGACTCAAGATTGGCTGCAATCGTTACTTTGGGGGCTTCACTTGATTACACTACTTCAAATTCAACACTTAAATTACTCACACCTCTG GCAGATCCGGCTCAAGCGTTAAATGTTCCAGCTGTTCCACTAGGTGCATTACTTGCAGCAGCTTATCCTCTTGCTTCTCGTCCTCCATATGTTATGTCCTGGTTAAATCGTCTCATCACTGCACAGGATATGATGCATCCTGACCTCATGGAGAAGTTTGTCATGACCAACTTTT GTACGGTGCCTGCCAAGCTACTTTTACAGCTAACAACAGCCTTTCAAGTAGGCGGATTACGTGACAGAAGTGGAACTTTTTTCTACAAAAACCATATCAACAAAATTGATGTTCCTGTTTTAGCCATTGCTGGTGACCTTGATCTCATTTGTCCACCTGAAGCTGTATATG AAACGATCAAATTAGTTCCTAAGCATCTAGCCAAGTACAAAGTTTTTGGTGAGCCAGGTGGACCACACTATGCTCACTATGATCTTGTTGGAGGTCGTTTG GCACCAGAACAGTTATATCCATGTGTAACCGAGTTTCTGACAGCTCACGACTCGACCTAA